The proteins below are encoded in one region of Microbispora sp. NBC_01189:
- a CDS encoding copper resistance CopC family protein, protein MARWLGRLLLPIVVGVLALAALAAPASAHGQLAMSTPAKDGTVKAPMESLRLYFTEAPAPNAYFAVTAPSGARVDQTWTHGRPERLDKPVQEYNLVDGVWEPSVYNTGFPAVVPVAYWPEQGEYVVHYLSIASDGEPVKGELRFTYKGRTSGPPKGWQAPTNEPDSALLASSEPGSGAGANPTSDGGGGALGPVAPSQAGSGPATDPTTGAAAVPETGAGTAGPAPATRTAARQDDSGTGLSVWLVPALLVAGAGVLILRAARRRPASPTGAAPARTAGSKAPAAGRPSGRPKPRPKTPTSSSQSRTADRPRSAKRR, encoded by the coding sequence CGCCCTGGCCGCACCCGCCTCCGCCCACGGCCAGCTCGCGATGTCCACCCCCGCCAAGGACGGCACGGTGAAGGCCCCGATGGAGTCGCTGCGGCTCTACTTCACCGAGGCGCCCGCCCCGAACGCCTACTTCGCCGTCACCGCGCCCAGCGGCGCCCGCGTCGACCAGACCTGGACACACGGCCGGCCGGAACGGCTCGACAAGCCGGTCCAGGAGTACAACCTCGTCGACGGCGTGTGGGAACCGAGCGTCTACAACACCGGGTTCCCGGCGGTGGTCCCCGTCGCCTACTGGCCCGAGCAGGGCGAGTACGTCGTCCACTACCTGTCGATCGCCTCCGACGGGGAGCCCGTCAAGGGAGAGCTGCGCTTCACCTACAAGGGCAGGACCTCGGGCCCGCCCAAGGGCTGGCAGGCCCCGACCAACGAACCCGACTCCGCTCTGCTCGCCTCGTCCGAGCCCGGAAGCGGCGCCGGCGCGAACCCGACGTCCGACGGCGGTGGCGGCGCGCTGGGCCCGGTGGCGCCCTCCCAGGCGGGCTCCGGCCCCGCCACCGATCCCACCACCGGCGCTGCCGCTGTACCCGAGACCGGCGCCGGTACGGCCGGACCGGCCCCCGCGACCCGTACGGCGGCGCGGCAGGACGACTCCGGCACCGGCCTGTCGGTGTGGCTGGTGCCCGCGCTCCTCGTCGCGGGAGCGGGCGTGCTGATCCTGCGGGCGGCGCGGCGGCGGCCCGCCTCGCCCACCGGCGCCGCCCCGGCGCGTACGGCGGGCTCGAAGGCCCCGGCGGCCGGACGGCCTTCCGGGCGTCCCAAGCCCAGGCCGAAGACCCCCACGAGTTCGTCCCAGTCGCGGACGGCGGACCGCCCCAGGTCCGCCAAGCGGCGCTGA
- a CDS encoding twin-arginine translocase TatA/TatE family subunit yields the protein MLVIAVFVLLFGSRKLPDTAKAVGQSLRIFKRETSKLHDEDDAVNGRQSATVTPAQVAPATSDVEDRLRALEEENARLRATSGN from the coding sequence ATGCTTGTGATCGCGGTGTTCGTGCTGCTCTTCGGTTCCAGGAAGCTGCCGGACACCGCGAAGGCCGTCGGGCAGTCGTTGCGAATCTTCAAGCGGGAGACCAGCAAGCTCCACGACGAGGACGACGCCGTCAACGGTCGGCAGAGCGCAACGGTCACTCCGGCACAGGTGGCACCGGCCACCTCCGATGTGGAGGATCGGCTGCGCGCGCTCGAAGAGGAGAACGCCCGGCTCAGAGCCACGTCCGGCAACTGA
- a CDS encoding metalloregulator ArsR/SmtB family transcription factor: protein MEDPPAEVLAEAAAAFGLLASPARLHIVWALSQHESDVSGLARRVGGALPAVSQHLAKLKLAGLVRSRREGRRVVYLVDDQDIVATVQWLIGRLTERAGDAGTARGARGLGA, encoded by the coding sequence GTGGAGGACCCTCCTGCGGAGGTGCTGGCCGAGGCCGCCGCGGCGTTCGGCTTGCTGGCCTCGCCTGCGCGGTTGCACATCGTCTGGGCGCTTTCGCAGCACGAGAGCGATGTGAGCGGGCTGGCCAGGAGGGTTGGCGGCGCTCTGCCCGCGGTCAGCCAGCATCTGGCGAAGCTGAAGCTGGCCGGGCTGGTGCGATCGCGGCGTGAGGGCCGCCGGGTGGTGTACCTGGTCGACGACCAGGACATCGTGGCCACCGTCCAGTGGCTGATCGGCCGCTTGACCGAGCGTGCGGGCGATGCGGGGACGGCGAGGGGGGCTCGTGGTCTGGGCGCCTGA
- the mgtA gene encoding magnesium-translocating P-type ATPase codes for MVWAPDAPPSASDPAGDVPPERLSLTEVASHTRLEVLRSLGSGPGGLMEARAEARLSLHGENTLPERRPASWPRRFVRCLKDPFTLVLLCLGVVSAVIASWGTACVIVILVAVTCVLRSNGEYRADRSTAALRKLLGVTATVRRRPDGRDAPAEREIPADQLVPGDVIKLGPGDLVPADVRLLRSSGLTVHQAALTGESAPVTKQAGDVPGGADGHLCWQGSSVASGSALAVIVATGADTRFAGVHQQNTHRLSAFDRSVNGISWILVRLMLLVPPLALVANAVFRGRGLEALPFSVAVAVGLTPEMLPVVVTTALARGSAALARTHAVIVKRLPALHDLGAIDVLCVDKTGTLTQDRPRLDRCVDHDGRPDPAVLRWASVNSFWTLQLADLPAADPLDEAILDAEQDLGDYEGVDALAFDPVLRISCAVVSQPARRATHLVVVKGAVEDVLGRCARTRDAPLDPMARRRLRRLAGRLAGKGLRVLAVALAERSYVHRLGDERGLTFLGFVAMRDTLAPHAAQALAGLAERGVAVKVLTGDHPATAARVCRELGLDPGDVVTGRHIDGLADTALADLARRSTVFARCTAEHKARLVRALRLAGHTTGFLGDGVNDLPAMRAADVGVCPREAADVTREAADVVLATKDLTTIGEGIVVGRRSTGNIAAYLRVALSSNAGNVIAMLAAGLLLPFLPMLPAQVLVQNLCFDAAQLAFAFDRADPGIARRPVRVRPRELLRFVAAFGALNAVADLATFAALIWAFPEAVTPSGQSAFHSGWLTENLLTQALVMLLLRPGRHVSRPLKAATGALACLSLLLPLSPAAAALGLTTLPIAYYLLLAAVIALYGGAIWTLSRTRDRCGDRRP; via the coding sequence GTGGTCTGGGCGCCTGACGCCCCGCCATCAGCGAGTGATCCCGCGGGCGATGTGCCGCCCGAGCGCCTCTCCCTGACCGAGGTCGCCAGCCACACCCGCCTGGAGGTGCTGCGGTCACTGGGCAGCGGGCCGGGCGGGCTGATGGAGGCTCGGGCCGAGGCACGCTTGTCGCTGCATGGGGAGAACACGCTTCCCGAGCGGCGGCCGGCCTCCTGGCCGCGGCGGTTCGTGCGCTGTCTGAAGGACCCTTTCACGCTGGTGCTGCTGTGTCTGGGGGTGGTGTCGGCGGTCATCGCCTCGTGGGGGACGGCCTGTGTCATCGTGATCCTGGTCGCCGTCACCTGCGTGCTGAGGTCCAACGGGGAGTACCGGGCAGACCGTTCCACCGCGGCTCTGCGTAAGCTCCTGGGCGTCACGGCGACGGTGCGGCGGCGGCCGGACGGGCGGGACGCGCCCGCGGAAAGGGAGATTCCCGCTGATCAGCTGGTCCCGGGCGATGTGATCAAACTGGGGCCGGGCGACCTGGTGCCCGCCGACGTGCGGCTGCTGCGCTCCAGCGGCCTGACGGTGCACCAGGCGGCGCTGACCGGAGAGTCGGCTCCCGTGACCAAGCAGGCGGGCGACGTCCCCGGAGGTGCGGATGGGCACCTGTGCTGGCAGGGCAGCAGCGTGGCGTCCGGCAGCGCCCTCGCGGTGATCGTGGCCACGGGGGCCGACACCCGCTTCGCGGGCGTTCATCAGCAGAACACGCACAGGCTGTCGGCGTTCGACCGCTCGGTCAACGGGATCTCCTGGATCCTCGTACGGCTCATGCTGCTGGTTCCACCACTCGCCCTCGTGGCCAACGCCGTCTTCCGCGGACGAGGGCTGGAGGCGCTGCCGTTCTCGGTGGCGGTGGCGGTGGGGCTGACGCCGGAGATGCTGCCCGTCGTCGTCACCACGGCGCTGGCCAGGGGGTCAGCGGCCCTGGCCCGCACCCACGCCGTGATCGTCAAACGACTGCCCGCGCTGCACGACCTGGGCGCGATCGACGTCTTGTGCGTGGACAAGACCGGCACGCTCACCCAGGACCGGCCCCGGCTCGATCGCTGTGTGGATCACGACGGCCGCCCCGACCCCGCCGTGTTGCGCTGGGCCTCGGTCAACAGCTTCTGGACGCTGCAGCTCGCCGATCTTCCGGCCGCCGACCCGCTGGACGAGGCGATCCTCGATGCGGAGCAGGATCTCGGTGACTACGAGGGGGTGGACGCGCTCGCCTTCGACCCCGTGCTGCGGATCTCCTGCGCCGTCGTGTCCCAACCCGCGCGCCGGGCCACACACCTGGTCGTCGTCAAGGGCGCCGTCGAGGACGTGCTGGGCCGCTGTGCGCGCACCCGGGACGCGCCTTTGGACCCGATGGCGCGCCGGCGACTGCGGCGCCTCGCGGGGCGGCTGGCCGGCAAAGGGCTGCGGGTGCTCGCCGTGGCTCTCGCCGAGCGGTCCTACGTCCACCGCCTGGGCGATGAGCGTGGGCTGACCTTCCTGGGGTTCGTCGCGATGCGCGACACACTCGCGCCGCACGCGGCCCAGGCGCTGGCCGGCCTGGCTGAGCGCGGCGTCGCGGTCAAGGTCCTGACCGGAGATCATCCGGCCACCGCCGCCCGCGTCTGCCGGGAGCTGGGCCTGGACCCCGGTGACGTCGTGACCGGCCGGCACATCGACGGCCTGGCCGACACGGCGCTGGCCGACCTGGCCCGTCGCTCGACCGTCTTCGCCCGGTGCACAGCCGAGCACAAGGCACGACTGGTCCGGGCGCTGCGGCTGGCGGGGCACACGACCGGCTTCCTCGGCGACGGGGTCAACGACCTGCCCGCCATGCGGGCGGCCGATGTGGGCGTCTGCCCGCGCGAAGCCGCCGACGTGACGCGCGAGGCCGCCGACGTGGTACTCGCCACCAAGGATCTGACCACCATCGGCGAGGGGATCGTCGTCGGGCGGCGCAGCACCGGCAACATCGCGGCCTATCTGCGGGTCGCGCTGTCGTCCAACGCCGGCAACGTGATCGCGATGCTCGCGGCGGGGCTGTTGCTGCCCTTCCTGCCCATGCTGCCCGCCCAGGTCCTGGTACAGAATCTCTGCTTCGACGCCGCCCAGTTGGCCTTCGCCTTCGACCGGGCGGATCCCGGCATCGCGCGGCGCCCGGTCCGGGTGCGCCCGCGAGAACTCCTGCGGTTCGTCGCCGCCTTCGGCGCACTCAACGCCGTGGCGGACCTGGCCACGTTCGCCGCGCTGATATGGGCCTTCCCCGAGGCCGTCACGCCGAGCGGGCAGTCCGCCTTCCACAGCGGGTGGCTGACCGAGAACCTGCTCACCCAGGCTCTGGTCATGCTGCTGCTTCGCCCCGGCCGGCACGTCTCCCGCCCGCTCAAGGCGGCGACCGGAGCGCTGGCCTGCCTGAGCCTGCTGTTGCCGCTCTCACCGGCAGCGGCCGCGCTCGGGCTGACCACGCTGCCGATCGCCTACTACCTGCTTCTCGCGGCCGTGATCGCCCTGTACGGCGGAGCGATATGGACGCTCAGCCGTACGAGAGATCGGTGCGGGGACCGCCGGCCTTGA
- a CDS encoding CASTOR/POLLUX-related putative ion channel, translating into MSWRDRLRYWFDGTMDRGTPALIGWLGLASAALVALVTVFVVVLTDGDTEASGGWLGVAWMSLLRTLDPGTMGGDEGSPVFLGLMLTVTIGGIFIVSALIGVLTTGLENKITQLRKGRSRLIERDHTIVLGWSEQVFTVVEELVTANQSERRSCVVILADQDKVDMEDQIRARIPETGHTRVICRSGSPLKRADLELVSPDTAKSIMVLPPQHEDADIDVIKTLLLLNNRPWGPARPHVVAAVRTSGNLAAARLAGGDAALIVDGDDIAIRLVVQSHREAGLSTVCTELLSFAGNEFYMRSEPRLTGATYGDALSAYELGIPVGIRKRDGRALVNPPMDTRVEKGDQLILLAEDDLLIRLAGARPPVVEAAVVSAVDQRRTPDRTLLVGWNSRGERIIDLLDRLAEPGSTLDVAAPQRPTESVDADRVNLTVGYKPCEPTSRRSLETLGLGTYKHIVVLSNESVEPGHADDRSLVTLLHLRDIEVRLGDPYSIITEMNDDRNREVAQVTKADDFIVSSKLISLLLTQLSENPHLHEVFADLFDPSGSEIYLKPAPCYLAPGKEANFATVIEAARGRGETAIGYRIQRAGKEAPGYGVVLNPPKTLPLTLDPEDKVIVVAES; encoded by the coding sequence ATGAGCTGGCGTGACCGGCTGCGGTACTGGTTCGACGGCACGATGGATCGCGGGACGCCCGCGCTGATCGGGTGGCTGGGGCTGGCGTCCGCGGCACTGGTCGCTCTGGTCACCGTCTTTGTGGTCGTTCTGACCGACGGGGACACCGAGGCCAGCGGCGGCTGGCTGGGAGTGGCCTGGATGAGCCTGCTGCGAACGCTCGACCCGGGCACGATGGGCGGCGACGAGGGCAGTCCGGTGTTCCTGGGCCTGATGCTGACGGTCACGATCGGCGGCATCTTCATCGTGAGCGCGCTCATCGGTGTGCTCACGACCGGCCTGGAGAACAAGATCACCCAGTTGCGCAAGGGCCGGTCGCGGCTCATCGAACGCGACCACACCATCGTGCTGGGCTGGTCGGAGCAGGTGTTCACGGTCGTCGAAGAACTGGTCACGGCCAACCAGAGCGAGCGGCGCTCATGCGTGGTCATTCTGGCCGATCAGGACAAGGTGGATATGGAGGATCAGATCCGCGCCCGGATCCCCGAAACCGGTCACACCCGTGTCATCTGCCGCTCCGGCAGCCCACTCAAACGCGCGGACCTGGAACTGGTGAGCCCGGACACCGCCAAGTCGATCATGGTGTTGCCGCCGCAGCATGAGGACGCCGACATCGACGTCATCAAAACGCTGCTGCTGCTGAACAATCGGCCGTGGGGTCCTGCCCGGCCGCACGTGGTGGCCGCGGTGCGGACGTCGGGGAACCTGGCAGCGGCCCGGCTGGCCGGCGGCGATGCGGCACTGATCGTCGACGGCGACGACATCGCCATCCGACTGGTGGTGCAGTCCCACCGGGAGGCCGGCCTGTCCACTGTCTGCACCGAATTGCTCAGCTTCGCCGGCAACGAGTTCTACATGAGGTCCGAACCTCGGCTGACCGGGGCCACCTACGGCGACGCGCTCAGCGCCTACGAGCTCGGTATCCCCGTCGGCATCCGCAAACGCGACGGCAGGGCACTGGTCAACCCCCCGATGGACACCCGTGTCGAGAAGGGCGACCAGCTGATCCTGCTCGCCGAGGACGACCTGTTGATCCGCCTGGCCGGCGCCCGTCCCCCCGTCGTCGAGGCGGCGGTGGTCTCGGCCGTCGACCAGCGGCGGACGCCCGATCGCACGTTGCTGGTCGGCTGGAACTCCCGAGGGGAGCGCATCATCGACCTGCTGGACCGTCTCGCCGAGCCGGGCTCCACCCTGGACGTCGCCGCGCCGCAGCGACCGACCGAGTCCGTCGACGCTGACCGAGTGAACCTCACGGTCGGCTACAAGCCCTGCGAGCCGACCAGCAGGCGATCACTGGAAACCCTCGGCCTCGGCACCTACAAGCACATCGTGGTGCTGTCGAACGAGTCCGTCGAGCCCGGCCACGCCGACGACCGAAGCCTCGTCACCCTGCTCCACCTGCGCGACATCGAGGTGCGGCTCGGCGATCCGTACTCGATCATCACCGAGATGAACGACGACCGCAACCGCGAGGTCGCCCAGGTGACCAAGGCGGACGACTTCATCGTCAGCAGCAAGCTGATCAGCCTGCTGCTGACCCAGCTCAGCGAGAACCCGCACCTGCACGAAGTCTTCGCCGACCTGTTCGACCCCTCTGGATCAGAGATCTATCTCAAGCCCGCGCCGTGCTACCTCGCTCCCGGCAAGGAGGCGAACTTCGCGACGGTCATCGAAGCCGCCCGCGGCAGGGGAGAGACCGCGATCGGGTACCGGATCCAGCGAGCCGGCAAGGAGGCACCCGGCTACGGAGTCGTCCTCAACCCGCCCAAGACCCTACCCCTCACCCTGGACCCGGAGGACAAGGTCATCGTGGTCGCCGAATCCTGA
- a CDS encoding DMT family transporter — protein sequence MAWLLLAAAIASEVLATSALKLSDGLTRWGWTIVVAGGYIASFILLAWALKLRMPVGMAYAVWAGTGTAAIALIGALFLGEHMNLMKIAGITLIIAGVAVLNLAGAH from the coding sequence ATGGCCTGGCTCCTGCTCGCCGCCGCGATCGCCTCGGAGGTCCTGGCCACCTCCGCGCTCAAACTCAGCGACGGCCTCACCCGCTGGGGCTGGACCATCGTGGTCGCCGGCGGATACATCGCCTCGTTCATCCTGCTCGCCTGGGCGCTCAAACTCCGCATGCCCGTCGGCATGGCGTACGCGGTGTGGGCGGGCACCGGAACCGCGGCGATCGCGCTGATCGGCGCGCTCTTCCTCGGCGAGCACATGAACCTGATGAAGATCGCGGGTATCACCCTGATCATCGCCGGGGTGGCCGTGCTCAACCTCGCCGGCGCGCACTGA
- a CDS encoding TetR/AcrR family transcriptional regulator codes for MNPDKPGEDHRVPDQDRGSSARRPQQRALRRREALLDAAVDLLGEGGFAAVTHRAVARRAALPLAATSYYFSCRDQLLAEAFALLVERELTRMRAAVRQPADRSAAAVAAALTDVYAADRLRELGLWELYLQAGRDPALQAVARAWTDGCDEIVASALRGAGCPCGRSEVRFVAALLSGLWVEDVVEARADSRDRARDAVTRALTTLQTPAGGDS; via the coding sequence GTGAATCCCGACAAGCCGGGGGAGGACCACCGCGTGCCCGACCAGGACCGGGGATCCTCAGCCCGGCGGCCGCAGCAGCGGGCCCTACGCCGGCGGGAGGCGCTGCTCGACGCGGCGGTCGACCTGCTCGGCGAGGGCGGCTTCGCCGCGGTCACCCACCGCGCGGTGGCCAGGCGGGCCGCTCTTCCACTCGCCGCCACCTCCTACTACTTCTCCTGCCGCGACCAGCTGCTGGCCGAGGCGTTCGCGCTGCTCGTCGAGCGCGAGCTCACCCGCATGCGCGCCGCCGTACGGCAGCCGGCGGACCGTTCGGCCGCCGCGGTCGCCGCGGCCCTCACCGACGTGTACGCCGCGGACCGGCTGCGCGAGCTCGGACTGTGGGAGCTGTACCTGCAGGCCGGCCGCGACCCGGCGCTGCAGGCCGTCGCCCGCGCCTGGACCGACGGCTGCGACGAGATCGTCGCCTCCGCGCTGCGCGGCGCGGGCTGTCCCTGCGGTCGTTCCGAGGTCCGATTCGTCGCGGCGTTGTTGTCCGGACTGTGGGTGGAGGACGTCGTCGAGGCCCGCGCCGACTCGCGGGACCGCGCCCGCGACGCCGTCACCCGCGCACTGACCACGCTCCAGACTCCCGCCGGAGGAGACTCATGA
- a CDS encoding DUF952 domain-containing protein: MILHLALAADWDAAVAVGEYRVSTLGMTLEEEGFVHACSDLLQLRGVAGRYYGQVTEPLVVLEIDEERLGCPVRLEVPEGAGEAFPHIYGPIPVTAVVAVTPFTR; the protein is encoded by the coding sequence ATGATCCTTCACCTCGCGCTGGCCGCCGACTGGGACGCCGCCGTCGCCGTCGGCGAATACCGCGTCTCCACCCTCGGCATGACCCTGGAGGAGGAGGGCTTCGTCCACGCCTGCTCCGATCTGCTCCAGCTGCGTGGCGTGGCCGGCCGCTACTACGGTCAGGTCACCGAACCGCTGGTGGTGCTGGAGATCGACGAGGAGCGGCTCGGCTGCCCGGTCAGGCTGGAGGTGCCCGAAGGCGCGGGGGAGGCGTTCCCCCACATCTACGGGCCGATCCCGGTGACCGCAGTGGTCGCCGTCACGCCCTTCACCCGGTGA
- a CDS encoding VOC family protein, translating into MTPSFDLIGLVVADMAASLAFYRRLGLDIPPSADTEPHAEVTLGGGLRLAWDTVDTIRSFDPAWKPAAGGPRMSLAFRCDGPREVDRLYADLVEAGYPGHLPPWDAFWGQRYAVLHDPDGNGVDLFAPLPGV; encoded by the coding sequence ATGACACCCTCGTTCGACCTCATTGGCCTTGTTGTGGCCGACATGGCCGCCTCCCTGGCCTTCTACCGTCGGCTGGGCCTGGACATCCCTCCGTCGGCGGACACCGAGCCCCATGCCGAGGTGACCCTCGGCGGAGGGCTCCGCCTCGCCTGGGACACCGTCGACACCATCCGGTCCTTCGACCCCGCGTGGAAACCCGCCGCGGGCGGCCCGAGGATGTCCCTCGCCTTCCGCTGCGACGGCCCCCGAGAGGTCGACCGCCTGTACGCCGACCTGGTCGAGGCGGGCTACCCGGGGCACCTGCCGCCGTGGGACGCCTTCTGGGGGCAGCGTTACGCCGTCCTCCACGACCCGGACGGCAACGGCGTCGACCTGTTCGCGCCGCTGCCCGGCGTTTGA
- a CDS encoding helix-turn-helix domain-containing protein, translating into MYEERRARFPGAVLWWQDTPGSAHGSAPDPGPPPVRRVLPDGCMDLIWMDGTLLVAGPDTAAHLVRDRAGSRYVGLRFGPGTAPGILGVAAHEVRDRRVPLAEVWPGAEARRLSERAAEAADPGVVLEEAALSRIRAAGSPVGTAPASAALISAVVGGVRAGLPVAEVAAGAGLGVRQLHRRCLDAFGYGPKTLGRILRMNRALALARRGVPYAAVADAAGYADQAHLAREVKALTGATLGELTR; encoded by the coding sequence GTGTACGAGGAGAGACGGGCGCGGTTTCCGGGGGCGGTGCTGTGGTGGCAGGACACCCCCGGCTCCGCTCACGGTTCCGCTCCTGATCCCGGTCCCCCGCCGGTCCGGCGGGTGCTGCCCGACGGCTGCATGGATCTGATCTGGATGGACGGCACGTTGCTGGTGGCCGGGCCGGACACCGCGGCGCACCTGGTGCGTGATCGTGCGGGCAGCCGATATGTGGGGCTGCGTTTCGGCCCCGGCACCGCGCCGGGGATCCTTGGCGTGGCCGCCCACGAGGTGCGCGACCGGCGGGTGCCGCTGGCCGAGGTGTGGCCGGGGGCCGAGGCGCGGCGGTTGTCGGAGCGGGCCGCCGAGGCCGCCGACCCCGGCGTGGTCCTCGAGGAGGCGGCGCTGAGCCGGATCCGCGCGGCCGGGAGCCCGGTCGGCACCGCGCCCGCCTCCGCCGCGCTCATCTCTGCCGTGGTGGGCGGGGTCCGTGCGGGCCTGCCGGTCGCGGAGGTCGCGGCAGGTGCGGGGCTCGGAGTGCGGCAACTGCACCGCCGGTGCCTGGACGCCTTCGGATACGGCCCGAAGACGCTCGGCCGGATCCTCCGGATGAACCGCGCCCTGGCCCTGGCCCGCCGGGGTGTGCCCTACGCCGCGGTGGCCGACGCTGCCGGATACGCCGATCAGGCCCATCTCGCGCGGGAAGTGAAGGCGCTGACCGGTGCCACCCTGGGCGAGCTGACCCGCTGA
- the argG gene encoding argininosuccinate synthase, translating to MSKVLTSLPAGERVGIAFSGGLDTSVAVAWMREKGAVPCTYTADVGQYDEPDIASVPGRATAYGAEIARLVDCRAALVEEGLAALACGAFHIRSGGRTYFNTTPLGRAVTGTLLVRAMLEDGVQIWGDGSTFKGNDIERFYRYGLLANPSLRIYKPWLDADFVGELGGRKEMSEWLLAHGLPYRDSVEKAYSTDANIWGATHEAKSLEHLDTGVEIVEPIMGVRFWDRDVEIAPEDVTIGFEQGRPVTINGKEFISAVDLVLEANAIGGRHGLGMSDQIENRIIEAKSRGIYEAPGMALLHAAYERLVNAIHNEDTLASYHVEGRRLGRLLYEGRWLDPQGLMLRESLQRWVGTAVTGEVTLRLRRGEDYSVLDTSGPAFSYHPDKLSMERTEDSAFGPVDRIGQLTMRNLDIADSRAKLEQYARVGMVGTPHPMLTGATLVASTELIGAMPEGGAEAIASRGEVSTDEELLDHAAMEAGTD from the coding sequence ATGTCCAAGGTCCTCACCTCCCTGCCTGCCGGCGAACGCGTCGGCATCGCCTTCTCCGGTGGTCTCGACACCTCGGTAGCGGTCGCGTGGATGCGCGAGAAGGGCGCGGTGCCCTGCACCTACACCGCCGACGTCGGCCAGTACGACGAGCCCGACATCGCCTCGGTGCCGGGGCGCGCCACCGCGTACGGCGCGGAGATCGCCCGGCTGGTCGACTGCCGGGCCGCCCTCGTGGAGGAGGGGCTGGCGGCCCTGGCGTGCGGGGCGTTCCACATCCGCTCCGGTGGCCGCACCTACTTCAACACCACTCCGCTCGGGCGGGCGGTGACGGGCACCCTGCTGGTGCGGGCGATGCTCGAAGACGGGGTGCAGATCTGGGGTGACGGGTCCACCTTCAAGGGCAACGACATCGAGCGGTTCTACCGGTACGGCCTGCTCGCCAACCCGTCTCTCCGTATCTACAAGCCCTGGCTGGACGCCGACTTCGTCGGCGAGCTCGGCGGCCGCAAGGAGATGTCCGAGTGGCTGCTGGCCCACGGGCTGCCCTACCGCGACAGCGTGGAGAAGGCCTACTCGACCGACGCCAACATCTGGGGCGCGACCCACGAGGCCAAGTCGCTGGAGCACCTGGACACGGGCGTCGAGATCGTCGAGCCCATCATGGGAGTGCGGTTCTGGGACCGGGACGTCGAGATCGCTCCCGAGGACGTCACGATCGGCTTCGAGCAGGGACGGCCGGTGACGATCAACGGCAAGGAGTTCATCTCCGCCGTCGACCTGGTGCTGGAGGCCAACGCCATCGGCGGCCGCCACGGCCTGGGCATGTCCGACCAGATCGAGAACCGGATCATCGAGGCCAAGAGCCGGGGCATCTACGAGGCGCCGGGCATGGCGCTGCTGCACGCGGCCTACGAGCGGCTGGTCAACGCGATCCACAACGAGGACACCCTGGCCAGCTACCACGTCGAGGGACGGCGGCTGGGCAGGCTGCTGTACGAGGGCCGCTGGCTGGACCCGCAGGGGCTGATGCTGCGCGAGTCGCTGCAGCGCTGGGTCGGGACCGCAGTCACCGGTGAGGTGACCCTGCGGCTGCGCCGTGGTGAGGACTACTCCGTGCTGGACACCTCCGGGCCGGCTTTCAGCTACCACCCGGACAAGCTGTCGATGGAGCGCACCGAGGACTCCGCCTTCGGCCCGGTCGACCGCATCGGCCAGCTGACCATGCGCAACCTGGACATCGCCGACTCGCGGGCGAAGCTGGAGCAGTACGCCAGGGTCGGCATGGTGGGCACTCCGCACCCGATGCTGACCGGTGCCACCCTCGTGGCCTCGACCGAGCTGATCGGCGCGATGCCGGAGGGCGGGGCCGAGGCCATCGCCTCCCGTGGTGAGGTCTCCACCGACGAGGAACTGCTCGACCACGCCGCCATGGAGGCCGGCACCGACTGA